The DNA segment ctaaaattttaaaaataagaatttgtGCCAAGTAAAAGCTATGTGAAATTTGCCTTTCAAAAAGATGAATTATGCCATTCTTgaactttactttttttttttaaagttttatataaataaataaaatttatttatttttatagtaaacttatcttttgaaaaaaacaaattttatattcacaatatatatgttttttttgaaaggcaagttctttataaataaaaaacttcaatATTAAACATATCTatgaacaaaatttgaaaaactaattCCTTTTTAAGGCTTAATAAGAGTTTCTATGTCttacttatttaattttgttcaaaTAATTAAgggtttaaaaaaacaaacttaaTATGAAGTAAGAAAAGTGATATTTCTTATAAAAGCTCTAATTTGTTCTATATaagttcttttatatttaataaatattatttaataccagtattattctttaaaaattatgactttaactttaatttttaactttttatgaaaataaaaaacatgaaattatctCATATGAACCCCACAcattgtttgattgatttttgaaaagtcaaaaactCGTTCTTAATCTCAATAAAAGTTTTATGTATGTcagactaattttattttaaaaggttattattaaaaaaacaggATAGAGgccaacaaaattattttttataagaattttattttgattcatacaaaaaggttttcatatttaataagcgaataatatttttaaaaataatgatcttatttttaattttagttttggttttattttcatttttcaattcaaacaaaaaaatcaagaaaatataaaagaaaacgaGAGCCTAGTATGAAAAGTAAGATGATTTATTGCTATTCTGAAAAAGGGTCCAGGTTTTGCCGTAGAGTTTGATGTTTTGAGAATCATGGTGttgtaataataatggttttaaaaatagcCGCCCCTTTATCAGATTATCATCACCCAAAACTCAAGCATTGGTCAAGCTTGTGCCACCTGTTGTCTCCAAGCATCTCTCTTCCCCCAATTATATTAGCTTGGTGGGTCACATGGACTCCAACAACCCCATTTTATATACTTTCTCACTCATCACGGATTTTCTAATTGGCCCTAAAATTTGAAGCCTCTCGAGTTGAGAACTTGAGAGCATGTGGGCTGCTCCACTCTCTCAGACACTGTGCATATTCCCACCCCACCACCACACTTTCCCTTTCTCTCCCAAAACCCGGACCCGACTCTCCATCCCCCCAAAACTCAGTAGAAACTCCCTGCTTGCCCTCTCTTTCAAGGCTCCTGTAACCATGGGAACATCACAGAGTCAACCATCATTGGATCAGATTCTCGGTAGCAACAACTGGGAAGGCTTGCTTGAGCCCCTCAACCTAAGTCTCCGAGAGCTCATTATTAGATGCGGGGACTTCTGCCAGGTAACTTATGACTCATTCATCAATGATCAGAACTCCAGATACTGCGGCGCGTGCCGCTACGGCATGAAATTCTTGTTGGAAAAAGTCATGCTCATAGGGGCCTCTGATTATGAAGTCTCCGCTTACCTCTACGCCACCGCCCGTGTCAGCGTCCCTGAAGCTTTCATCCTCCACTCAATGTCTCGGGAGTCCTGGGATCGAGAGTCCAATTGGATTGGGTACATCGCCGTGACCACCGATGAAGTGAGTAGAGCCCGGGGACGACGTGAAATTTACGTGGCGTGGCGTGGAACGACAAGAGACTATGAATGGGTAGACGTGTTAGGGGCTGAGCTTGAGTCAGCCGAGGAATTGCTACGGCCTCAAGAAGGAATAAAGAATGAGGAGGGGAGTAGCAGTAGTGAcagtgatgatgaagatgatgagaaaAATGTAAAGGTCATGCGGGGTTGGTTCACAATCTACACTTCAGGTGACCCCAGATCTCCATTCACAAAGGCAAGCGCCAGAAAACAGTTCCAATCAAATATTAAACGCTTGATGAATAAGTATAAAGACGAGAAAGTAAGCATCATCGTCACAGGTCACAGCCTGGGTGCGAGTCTAGCAGTATTGAGCTCATTCGACATAGTTGAAAACGAGATCGTCCCGCCCGATGTCATAGTATCAGCCATCGTATTCGGTTGCCCGGAAATAGGGAACAGGGCATTCAATAACCAGATCAAGCAACACTCCAACCTCCACATCCTCCATGTAAGGAACACTATCGACCTCATACCGCACTACCCGAGCATGATCCTCGGCTATGTGAAGACGGGAACTGAGCTAGTCATCGACACGAGGAAGTCTCCAGACTTGAAAGATTCGAAGGACCCCGGTGACTGGCACAACTTGCAGGCAATGGTGCATGTGGTGTCTGGTTGGAATGGGCCAAATGCAGAGTTTGAACTCAAGGTGAAGAGGAGCTTGGCCTTGGTGAATAAGTCCTGTAATTTTCTCAAGGATGAGTGCTTGGTTCCAGCGTCATGGTGGGTGGAGAAGAACAAAGGGATGATGAGGAAAGCAGATGGAGAATGGGTGACAGAATCGCCCGCCGAAGAGGACCGTCCAGTTCCCCCTGTTCTTGATTTCTAGCCAGACCCATTTTCATGTCGTGTTTGACTTGTATTTTAATCTATCTTATCCTTCCATTTGATAGATGTTGATGTTCTATCCACCACATTTGAAATTATGTGatgtttttttatcttaaactGCACCCATACATATTCTCTGCAGCTTGTACTCGTCAATGCTTGCATTTGacttaaaaaaatctttaaaatactTACCTAAACTCAATGCATGCATTATAAAAGTATTACactaatttaaacaaataaaacctTTTAGATGATATAAAATTGATCTGGTCAGATATCCCACAAGAACATACAATCAAGTcgttatatatatgtatgtacgTATGTACGtacgtgtatatatatgtgtaccTAGCTGCTTAGGTACCAATGATGCAATAACTAACTTTCATTCATAACTTAATAGTCAGTGGACTTTGGATTCCTCACTTAACAGTCAATGGAAAGCATAGAAGGGTGACACAATTGTTGAACTAAAAGCCTCTCCTGTGAACGTACATTAGGGAAAGATGAGTGCAACCTACAGCTACTGAGTTCCAACACGAGTGGTCCACCCACACCATCTGATAACACTGTTCATCCCTACCCAGGTATGTCTATTTCATATCCATTAAAATGGTCCCTTGGATTCTCTTATCTttacaacaaaacaaaacctaCCTTGCCTTGTCCCTATGCATGGCTTCACACTTCAGAGTCTCTTGCGGGGATCGTGTCAATtagcaaaacaagaaaaatgttcCAATTCTCATGTTCTCACTATAGATGGCTAAAATTTCTATGGCCATATATCCTTGAAATAGACTTGCCAACCACTGAAGTGAATTGTTCTCTGGCATGACTTGCGTGGATGACCAGAAGCAGAAATTTTCTAAGGTGGCGGTGACTTTTGCTAATAAGTGATCATGTCTAATTAAATTAGGTCAGTGGCCATTAAGTAATCACCTAAGGACAGCGATTCTAGAAAGCATTTACAGTCTTTATAGCACTTAAAAACAAATCTTTTaacaacaattttcaaatattataaaggTAAGAAAGGCTTCATAGGATCATTACCAAACTGATTCTTTAACTTTTAGTCTAACCATTTTAGGCCATATTTAGCATTGATATGGAGCAAGAATGGCGACAATGATGAAGGAACTGATCAGAAACTGTGTGTTTTGCTCATAAACTGCACTTCCATTGGCGCGGGTTCTCCTTTGGTAACTACCAGTCAAGAACTCAACCAGATATATCCTTATTGATTTGTCCATATATGTCATACATATCTTTATGGATTGGTCCGTGCATGTCTACCCACCCATGGCTCATGCCTTCCAAGGTGTAGTTGTCTCTTGAAGTGTGCTCACATGCTACATTAAAAGCTTGTAGGGGACCTCTCATTCTTGCTATTCCTGGATAACTATGAATTAATGGCAGCTGATTTTGGTTACGTATTCATATTGCTCTCATATACATGTAttccatttt comes from the Vitis vinifera cultivar Pinot Noir 40024 chromosome 12, ASM3070453v1 genome and includes:
- the LOC100267811 gene encoding phospholipase A1-IIdelta; this encodes MWAAPLSQTLCIFPPHHHTFPFSPKTRTRLSIPPKLSRNSLLALSFKAPVTMGTSQSQPSLDQILGSNNWEGLLEPLNLSLRELIIRCGDFCQVTYDSFINDQNSRYCGACRYGMKFLLEKVMLIGASDYEVSAYLYATARVSVPEAFILHSMSRESWDRESNWIGYIAVTTDEVSRARGRREIYVAWRGTTRDYEWVDVLGAELESAEELLRPQEGIKNEEGSSSSDSDDEDDEKNVKVMRGWFTIYTSGDPRSPFTKASARKQFQSNIKRLMNKYKDEKVSIIVTGHSLGASLAVLSSFDIVENEIVPPDVIVSAIVFGCPEIGNRAFNNQIKQHSNLHILHVRNTIDLIPHYPSMILGYVKTGTELVIDTRKSPDLKDSKDPGDWHNLQAMVHVVSGWNGPNAEFELKVKRSLALVNKSCNFLKDECLVPASWWVEKNKGMMRKADGEWVTESPAEEDRPVPPVLDF